The nucleotide sequence CTGAGGGCAGGGTGAAGCGGAAGGCGAGCCAGCCGAGGGCCATCGGAGCGACGCCGCGGCCGAGCAACTGGTAGGCGGACCGGCCCGCGTTGGCCGAGAACCACCAGGTCTGCAGGTCGGCGGGGCGGTAGAGGTCGACCGCGATGTCCCCGGTCCTGATCCGCTCGATCAGCTCGTCCTCGAAGCCACCGCCCATCATCCCGCAGACCGTGATCAGCGCCTGCCCGATCCACACGTACGCCAGGGCGTCGTCCATCGAGTAGCCGCCGAGCCGGGGACGTTCGTCCCAGAGGGCGATGTAGGTGTACGACAGGATGAAGCCGAAGACGGTGTTGGTGAAGACCCCGGCCGCCGTCGCCACCCGGTAGGTGGCGTAGCGCCGGAAACCGCCCGCGGCCACCGTCGCGTACAGCCGCAGCATGCGGCTTCTCCTCCCCGGTCCGTAAAGCACCGAAAAACGCCGAAGCGCACGACCCTAGCGAAGCGCCGGCGCGGACCGCGACCGGATTTCCCGTCAGCTTCGGGTCGCGTTCAGGAGTTTCGTCCCCTTGAGGGCAATATGAGGTGTCATGCCCCCTTCCTCCGGTACGAGCGACTCCGACGCCCCCCGGCCGGCCCGCACACCCGGCTGGGAACCGAGGGACCCCACCCTCACCCCTCCCCCACCCCCCGCCCGGAAGAGCCGCCCCCGCCGCCTCCTGCGCACCCTCCTCTGGCTGCTGCTCCTCGGCACCCTGCTGCTCGCCGGCGCCTTCGCCGCCGGCTACCTCCTCGTGGAGATCCCGCCCGCCAACGCCGCCGCCGTCGCCCAGTCCAACGTCTACCTCTACCGGGACGGCAGCACCCTCGCCCGCGACGGCGAGACCAACCGCGAGAACGTCCGGCTCGACCGCGTCCCCCTCACCGTCCGGCGGGCCGTCCTCGCCGCCGAGGACCGCGACTTCCACACCTCACGCGCCGTCGACCCCAAGGCCATGGTCCGCGCCGCCTGGAACACCGTCACCGGCAAGGGCCGCCAGTCCGGCTCCACCATCACCCAGCAGTACGTCAAGAACTACTACCTGGGCCAGGAACAGACCCTCACCCGGAAGGCCAAGGAGTTCTTCATCGCGATCAAACTCGGCCGCGAGAAGAGCAAGGAGGAGATCCTCCAGGGCTACCTCAACACCAGCTACTTCGGCCGCAACGCCTACGGCGTCCAGGCCGCCGCCCGCGCCTACTACGGCAAGGACGTCGAGGACCTCGACACCGCCGAAGGCGCGTACCTCGCCTCCGTCCTCAAGGCCCCCAGCGCCTACGACGTCACCACCCACCCCGAGAACCGCGCCAAGGCCGTGGCCCGCTGGAACTACGTCCTCGACGGCATGGTCACCGAAGGCTGGCTCACCCGCGCCGACCGCGCCACCGCCGCCTTCCCCACCCCCCAGACCGCCCGGCCCGCCACCGGCCTCTCCGGACAGCGCGGCTACCTCGTCCAGGCCGTCGAGGAGTACCTGACCGGGCACGGCATCATCGACGAGAAGACCCTCGCCGGCGGCGGCTTCCGGATCACCACCACCCTCGAACCCGCCAAACAGGACGCCCTCGTCCAGGCCGTCGAAGACCGGGTCATGACCCGGCTCGACCCCGCGAACGCCCCCGCCGACCGGTACGTCCGCGTCGGGGCGGCCGCCGTCGACCCGGCGACCGGCAAGGTCCTCGCGATGTACGGCGGCGTCGACTACACCCAGCAGTACGTCAACAACGCCACCCGCCGCGACTACCAGGTCGGCTCCACCTTCAAGCCCTTCGTCTTCACCGCCGCCGTACAGAGCGGCGCCCAGACCCAGCACGGCGAACCCATCACCCCCTACACCGTCTACGACGGCACCAACCGGCGGCCCGTCGAGGGCTGGACCGGCAGCCCGTACGACCCCGCCAACGAGGACGACGAGAGCTACGGCGAGATCCCCGTCGGCACCGCCACCGACCTCTCCGTCAACGCCGTGTACGCCCAGATGGCCGTCGACGTCGGCCCCGGACACGTACGCCGCACCGCGGTCTCCCTCGGCCTGCCCGGCAGCACGCCCGACCTCACCGCCTCCCCCTCCATCGCCCTCGGCCCCGCCACCGCCAGCGTCCTCGACATGGCCACCGCGTACGCCACCCTCGCCGCGCACGGCCGGCACGGCCGCTACAGCCTCGTCGAGCGCCTCAGCCGGGACGGCCAGGAGATCGGCCTCCCCGCCCCCGAGGCCCGGCAGGCCGTCACCCGGGAAGCCGCCGACACCACCACCTCGATCCTCCGCAGCGTCGTCGAGACCGGCACCGGAACCGCCGCGCAGACCGCCGGCCGGCCGGCCGCCGGGAAGACCGGCACCGCCGAGGACGACAAGGCCGCGTGGTTCGCCGGCTACACCCCGGAGCTCGCCACCGTCGTCGCCCTGATGGGCCAGGACCCCGAGTCCGGCCGGCAGGAACCGCTCTACGGGGCGCTCGGACTGCCCCGGATCAACGGAGGCGGCGCGCCCGCCGAGATCTGGGGCCAGTTCACCCGCGAGGCACTGGCGGGCACGGCGCCGCGGGACTTCGAGCTCCAGCTGATGCCGGGGGCGGAGGAGCCGCCGCCGGTGCCACCGATGCCGGACGGCCCCGAGGGGGCCGACGGCGGGGGTGGTGGGGGCGGGGACGAGACGGGCGAGGCCGGCCCCGGGGCGTCCTCACCCGCGCCCCGGCCCAGCCCCTCGCGTCAGTGACCCGAAGTCGCCTTCAGACCCACGACGGCGACCAGCAGCAGACAGACGAAGAAGATCCGGGCGGCGGTCGCCGGCTCACCGAGCACCACCATGCCGAGCACCGCCGCACCGGCCGCGCCGATGCCCACCCACACGCCGTACGCCGTACCGATGGGCAGGGTCTTGGCGGCCTGCGAGAGCAGCAG is from Streptomyces venezuelae ATCC 10712 and encodes:
- a CDS encoding transglycosylase domain-containing protein, whose product is MPPSSGTSDSDAPRPARTPGWEPRDPTLTPPPPPARKSRPRRLLRTLLWLLLLGTLLLAGAFAAGYLLVEIPPANAAAVAQSNVYLYRDGSTLARDGETNRENVRLDRVPLTVRRAVLAAEDRDFHTSRAVDPKAMVRAAWNTVTGKGRQSGSTITQQYVKNYYLGQEQTLTRKAKEFFIAIKLGREKSKEEILQGYLNTSYFGRNAYGVQAAARAYYGKDVEDLDTAEGAYLASVLKAPSAYDVTTHPENRAKAVARWNYVLDGMVTEGWLTRADRATAAFPTPQTARPATGLSGQRGYLVQAVEEYLTGHGIIDEKTLAGGGFRITTTLEPAKQDALVQAVEDRVMTRLDPANAPADRYVRVGAAAVDPATGKVLAMYGGVDYTQQYVNNATRRDYQVGSTFKPFVFTAAVQSGAQTQHGEPITPYTVYDGTNRRPVEGWTGSPYDPANEDDESYGEIPVGTATDLSVNAVYAQMAVDVGPGHVRRTAVSLGLPGSTPDLTASPSIALGPATASVLDMATAYATLAAHGRHGRYSLVERLSRDGQEIGLPAPEARQAVTREAADTTTSILRSVVETGTGTAAQTAGRPAAGKTGTAEDDKAAWFAGYTPELATVVALMGQDPESGRQEPLYGALGLPRINGGGAPAEIWGQFTREALAGTAPRDFELQLMPGAEEPPPVPPMPDGPEGADGGGGGGGDETGEAGPGASSPAPRPSPSRQ
- a CDS encoding ABC transporter permease translates to MRLYATVAAGGFRRYATYRVATAAGVFTNTVFGFILSYTYIALWDERPRLGGYSMDDALAYVWIGQALITVCGMMGGGFEDELIERIRTGDIAVDLYRPADLQTWWFSANAGRSAYQLLGRGVAPMALGWLAFRFTLPSGPGGWLAFLVAVALGSTVSFAIWYLVAMSAFWLLDGQGVVQVAWLGGLFFSGMLLPLNVFPGALGEVARVLPWASLLQVPADVYLGKYEGWELAGAYAFQGAWAVVLFGAGRAAQAAATRKVVVQGG
- a CDS encoding DMT family transporter; the protein is MAWVLLVVAGLLEVGWSIGMKYTDGFTRLWPSVFTGAGIVASMLLLSQAAKTLPIGTAYGVWVGIGAAGAAVLGMVVLGEPATAARIFFVCLLLVAVVGLKATSGH